One part of the Drosophila kikkawai strain 14028-0561.14 chromosome 4, DkikHiC1v2, whole genome shotgun sequence genome encodes these proteins:
- the LOC121502838 gene encoding uncharacterized protein: MALVDELNDDGRLLMEKWEEVEARLAEMVTDKILSEPTGRTPSFDSSEMVRGHRVIRYDYEFLQDFLADCVARLGNAWKGISIKLVPAKDIPRRPRARIWLPKGLSTHERVLKTLRAMNKGVDMEDWAILKAEREMKSSQPYLFLINQRCLEQLKAADNKVRYDIWKAKVKVFLDEPDDILEDEVEDANKLLDDLAIDDSTPTSP, translated from the coding sequence ATGGCACTTGTTGATGAGCTCAACGACGATGGGCGCCTTCTGATGGAGAAATGGGAGGAGGTCGAGGCCAGGTTGGCGGAGATGGTAACAGACAAGATACTGTCCGAGCCAACGGGTCGGACACCCTCCTTTGACTCCTCGGAAATGGTTAGAGGCCACCGGGTAATCAGGTACGACTATGAGTTCTTGCAGGACTTCCTGGCGGACTGTGTTGCCAGACTAGGCAACGCATGGAAGGGGATAAGCATAAAGTTGGTCCCCGCCAAGGACATCCCAAGGAGACCCAGAGCTCGCATTTGGTTGCCCAAGGGGCTATCTACCCATGAAAGGGTGCTCAAGACTCTGCGAGCGATGAACAAGGGAGTCGATATGGAGGACTGGGCCATCCTCAAAGCGGAACGGGAAATGAAGTCCAGCCAGCCATACCTGTTCCTGATCAACCAGCGCTGCCTAGAACAGCTTAAGGCAGCAGATAATAAAGTCCGGTACGACATTTGGAAAGCCAAGGTAAAGGTCTTCCTAGACGAACCGGACGATATCCTGGAAGACGAAGTCGAGGACGCCAACAAGCTGCTGGACGACTTGGCAATCGACGACAGCACCCCAACATCACCCTGA
- the Zip102B gene encoding zinc transporter ZIP9 produces MAQETIILILLVIVMLVGSYLAGSIPMLMKLSEEKLKSVTILGAGLLVGTALTVIIPEGIRSLYTMGAAEHQDYSQKIGLSLVLGFVFMMLVDVSQRRSNIGSETKNGATTLTLGLVVHAAADGIALGAAATTSHQDVEIIVFLAIMLHKAPAAFGLVTFLLHEKVDRQKIRRHLAIFSLSAPLLAILTFFCIGQEQKETLNSVNATGIAMLFSAGTFLYVATVHVLPELTQGGGGPRQHDYRLLEESPRDIPTSENNGSNSIQALNYSELVIMICGALLPLIITFGHKH; encoded by the exons ATGGCACAAGAGACAATAAtcttaatattattagtaATAGTTATGCTTGTTGGTTCCTATCTGGCTGGAAGTATACCCATGTTAATGAAATTAAGTGAG GAAAAGTTGAAGTCTGTCACCATCCTTGGTGCTGGCCTGTTGGTGGGCACTGCTCTAACCGTTATTATACCGGAAGGTATCCGATCATTATATACCATGGGCGCCGCCGAACATCAAGACTACTCACAAAAAATTGGCCTTTCCCTAGTGCTTGGTTTTGTCTTTATGATGCTAGTGGATGTATCACAGCGACGGAGTAATATTGGAAGTGAAACTAAAAATGGTGCTACTACATTAACATTAGGACTGGTGGTTCATGCGGCAG CTGATGGTATTGCTTTGGGTGCCGCTGCAACGACCAGCCATCAAGATGTggaaataattgtatttttagcCATAATGCTTCACAAGGCACCTGCAGCCTTTGGCCTGGTAACTTTTCTGTTACACGAAAAAGTTGATCGACAGAAGATTCGCCGACATCTCGCAATTTTTTCCTTATCGGCGCCACTGCTTgctattttaacatttttttgtattggcCAAGAGCAAAAGGAGACGTTAAATTCAGTCAATGCAACGGGCATTGCCATGCTTTTTTCAGCTGGTACATTTTTGTACGTGGCCACTGTGCATGTCCTGCCTGAGCTCACGCAAGGTGGTGGAGGACCTCGCCAGCATGATTATCGTTTATTAGAAGAATCCCCACGAGACATTCCCACGAGTGAAAATAATGGTAGCAACAGTATACAAGCATTAAATTATAGCGAACTAGTCATAATGATTTGTGGTGCTTTGCTACCCTTAATAATTACTTTTGGACATAAGCATTAG